The Sphingomonas sp. So64.6b genome includes a region encoding these proteins:
- a CDS encoding enoyl-CoA hydratase/isomerase family protein produces the protein MELETIRYDVREGVAHIRFARPEEANAVNPIFSRDFRAVMLAVEFDNAVKAVSVTAEGPVFCAGGDLKAFHAAGEDLPKLASDMLIDFHGAIYKMNRTPKPFVAGVSRAMKKALPRGSLA, from the coding sequence GTGGAACTTGAAACAATTAGATATGACGTTCGCGAGGGCGTCGCGCATATTCGTTTTGCGCGACCCGAGGAAGCAAACGCGGTCAACCCGATCTTTTCGCGAGATTTCCGCGCCGTGATGCTCGCCGTTGAGTTCGACAACGCGGTAAAGGCAGTCTCCGTCACAGCAGAAGGTCCAGTGTTTTGCGCAGGTGGAGACCTCAAAGCTTTTCATGCTGCCGGCGAAGATCTGCCAAAGCTGGCGTCTGACATGCTGATCGATTTCCACGGCGCGATCTATAAGATGAACCGGACGCCGAAGCCGTTCGTAGCGGGGGTTAGCAGGGCGATGAAAAAGGCGCTTCCCAGGGGGAGCTTGGCGTGA
- a CDS encoding IS5 family transposase: MRGSAEKSGTLFSYVDLESRIPAKHPLRTIRAIVNEALAALDGDFGQLYSEIGRPSIPPEHLLRAMLLQIFYALRSERLLVERLDFDLSFRWFVGLGIDDRVWDASTFSKNRDRLLDGDVAMRFLAAILDRPKVKRLVSTEHFSVDGTLIEAWASMKSFRRRAEEGSREPPADVGSTGKQPDGRNGEVDFHGEKRSNATHASTTDPDAMLYRKSPGAGAMLCYMGHVLMENRNGLVVDVEATRVSGHAERMAAVEMVKGVTSASGTRRVTVGADRGFDARDFVEDMRELGATPHVAQNTSGRRSSIDGRTTRHPGYAISIRVRKRIEEVFGWVKAAAGQRKTKFRGLPKVRFAFTFAVAAYNLIRLPKLLAE; this comes from the coding sequence ATGCGCGGTTCGGCCGAGAAGTCGGGGACGCTGTTCAGCTATGTGGACCTGGAGAGCCGGATCCCGGCGAAGCACCCGCTGCGAACGATCCGGGCGATTGTAAACGAGGCGCTCGCTGCGCTCGACGGTGACTTTGGCCAGCTTTATTCCGAGATTGGTCGCCCTTCGATCCCGCCCGAGCATCTCCTTCGGGCGATGCTGCTGCAGATCTTCTACGCGCTGCGATCCGAGCGGCTCCTGGTGGAGCGGTTGGATTTCGACCTGTCGTTCCGCTGGTTCGTCGGCCTGGGCATCGACGATCGCGTCTGGGACGCCTCGACTTTCTCGAAGAACCGCGACCGCCTGCTCGATGGTGACGTTGCGATGCGCTTCCTCGCCGCCATCCTCGACCGGCCGAAGGTGAAGCGTCTGGTCTCCACCGAGCACTTCTCCGTCGATGGCACGCTGATCGAAGCCTGGGCTTCGATGAAGAGCTTCCGTCGCCGTGCCGAAGAGGGCTCGCGAGAGCCTCCCGCCGACGTCGGTTCCACCGGCAAGCAGCCCGACGGCCGCAACGGCGAGGTCGATTTTCACGGTGAAAAGCGCTCGAACGCGACGCACGCCTCGACCACCGATCCCGACGCCATGCTCTATCGCAAGAGCCCCGGCGCCGGCGCGATGCTCTGCTACATGGGTCATGTCCTGATGGAGAACCGCAACGGCCTCGTCGTCGATGTCGAAGCCACCCGGGTCTCTGGCCACGCCGAGCGGATGGCGGCGGTCGAGATGGTCAAGGGCGTCACCTCAGCGTCGGGCACGCGGCGCGTGACGGTCGGGGCCGATCGAGGCTTCGACGCGCGCGACTTCGTCGAAGACATGCGCGAACTCGGCGCCACGCCGCACGTCGCGCAGAACACGTCGGGGCGGCGATCGTCGATCGACGGGCGCACGACACGCCATCCCGGATACGCGATCAGCATCCGGGTTCGAAAACGCATCGAGGAGGTCTTCGGCTGGGTCAAGGCCGCGGCGGGGCAGAGAAAGACCAAATTCCGAGGGCTCCCGAAGGTGCGCTTCGCCTTCACCTTCGCGGTGGCCGCCTACAACCTCATCCGATTGCCCAAGCTCCTCGCAGAATGA
- a CDS encoding enoyl-CoA hydratase-related protein, translating to MNQGNKERRKSPRFGQHKPATYPTGPATQAADPEATPSNGGVFHHPVRGAAGGAGLSMVSAFDLVVCGESAKFTMAYTRAGVTPDGTSSYFLARHIGLRRMLDLTLTNRVLSAQEAEQWGLVNRVVADDQVDQVTADLATQLARGPSWALGHAKRIIYSGCDTPLEQAAELEGVTITTAMSRRDGREGIAAFVEKRLPKFDGG from the coding sequence ATGAACCAGGGAAACAAGGAAAGGCGCAAAAGCCCTCGGTTCGGACAGCACAAACCAGCCACATACCCGACCGGCCCTGCGACACAAGCCGCCGATCCAGAAGCCACCCCGTCAAACGGGGGCGTATTTCATCACCCTGTTAGAGGGGCAGCTGGCGGTGCGGGATTGTCGATGGTTAGTGCTTTTGATCTCGTCGTCTGCGGTGAATCAGCCAAGTTTACTATGGCCTACACGCGCGCAGGCGTCACGCCGGACGGCACGTCCAGCTACTTTCTGGCTCGCCATATTGGCTTGCGGCGAATGCTGGACTTGACGTTGACCAATCGCGTGCTGTCTGCACAGGAAGCAGAGCAATGGGGCTTGGTAAACAGGGTCGTGGCAGACGATCAGGTGGACCAAGTAACAGCAGATTTGGCAACCCAGCTGGCCAGAGGACCGTCTTGGGCGCTCGGGCATGCCAAGCGTATCATCTATTCCGGATGTGATACGCCTTTGGAGCAGGCTGCGGAACTTGAGGGAGTCACGATCACCACCGCCATGAGCCGCCGCGATGGACGTGAGGGCATTGCCGCGTTTGTCGAGAAACGTTTGCCCAAGTTCGATGGCGGATAG
- a CDS encoding helix-turn-helix domain-containing protein — MEITQLLLHPVRLRILHAVLDGAPFSTSQLCERLPDVSTATLYRQVALLVDGGLLEMDSEKSVRGAVERFYRLQPAKNFMAPEAISAMTKDDHRRGFAAAIAALVGEFNAYLDRDDANPLADSVSYRQFALWLSDEEKHAFIGDVVFAIRARASNAPSPARTRHLLSTILFPTESGQQTEGSS, encoded by the coding sequence ATGGAAATAACCCAACTCTTGCTGCACCCAGTCCGATTGCGCATCCTGCATGCGGTGCTGGACGGTGCGCCTTTTTCGACATCGCAGCTTTGCGAGCGCCTGCCGGACGTATCGACGGCCACCCTATATCGACAGGTTGCTCTTCTGGTTGATGGCGGCTTATTGGAAATGGATAGCGAGAAAAGTGTTAGGGGAGCGGTCGAGAGATTCTACCGACTGCAACCAGCCAAGAACTTCATGGCGCCCGAAGCAATATCCGCGATGACCAAGGATGATCACCGCCGCGGCTTTGCTGCGGCGATCGCCGCACTTGTGGGCGAGTTCAATGCCTACCTCGATCGAGACGACGCGAACCCGTTGGCTGACTCGGTATCCTACCGGCAATTCGCGCTGTGGCTCAGCGACGAGGAGAAGCATGCATTCATAGGGGATGTCGTCTTCGCTATACGTGCGCGGGCCTCGAATGCGCCATCTCCCGCGCGTACCCGACACCTGTTGAGTACAATCTTGTTCCCAACCGAGTCTGGCCAGCAAACCGAAGGCTCAAGCTGA
- a CDS encoding alpha/beta hydrolase — translation MRTIELPPVGHLVEVSGIRLWTHKSGVGRHPVVFVPGAGGVGLDFFLAHERVAKFTTAVVYDRAGTGWSADIALPRSTTEVTDELRTFLSVIGVQSPVVLVGHSLGGAYVQRYAQRFPDEVAAMLLIEPIHEDWNDYMPDDLKIEANSGADDSILEITEDLLAHFRNSFTETFSAFPHPLREILIDKHLSPERLLTGFHEGANVLAIFDELRLGGARPDVPLIVLSGTEIDAAQKVFASEDQLRQQITASEQLFESIAANAPHGEHRILPGATHVNIPMSRPDAVAAAVCELAARV, via the coding sequence ATGAGAACGATCGAACTCCCTCCTGTTGGTCACCTGGTCGAAGTAAGCGGCATTCGCCTGTGGACGCATAAATCGGGCGTCGGACGACATCCCGTAGTGTTTGTTCCTGGAGCTGGCGGGGTCGGCTTGGACTTCTTTCTCGCCCACGAGCGGGTCGCTAAATTTACGACCGCGGTCGTCTACGATCGAGCCGGCACCGGTTGGAGTGCTGACATCGCGTTACCGCGATCGACGACCGAAGTTACTGACGAGCTTCGCACTTTCCTGAGCGTGATAGGGGTGCAATCACCCGTGGTGCTGGTCGGGCATTCGCTTGGAGGCGCCTATGTGCAGCGCTATGCGCAGCGCTTCCCAGATGAGGTCGCCGCCATGTTGTTAATCGAGCCGATCCATGAGGATTGGAACGACTATATGCCTGACGATTTGAAGATCGAGGCAAACTCCGGAGCGGACGACAGCATTCTTGAGATAACGGAAGACCTGTTGGCTCACTTTCGGAACTCGTTCACCGAAACCTTCAGCGCATTTCCGCATCCGTTGCGCGAAATCTTGATCGACAAGCATTTGAGTCCAGAGCGGCTGCTAACTGGATTTCACGAGGGGGCCAACGTGCTTGCCATTTTTGATGAGTTGCGTTTAGGCGGGGCGCGCCCAGACGTGCCGCTGATCGTTCTCAGCGGAACAGAAATCGACGCTGCTCAGAAGGTGTTCGCATCAGAAGATCAGTTGCGCCAGCAGATCACAGCGAGCGAACAACTTTTCGAATCTATCGCAGCCAACGCCCCTCACGGCGAGCACCGGATACTGCCCGGAGCCACACACGTGAATATTCCCATGAGCCGACCGGACGCCGTTGCCGCAGCAGTTTGCGAACTGGCCGCGCGCGTCTAG
- a CDS encoding ATP-binding protein: MRSRHNLLITGPCGVGKSWLSCALGHKACRETSPSPITECRVSLQPWRCHVATGGYTKMLSAIARLDLLILDDWRLEPLDAEQRRSLLEIAEDRYEARSIIVASQLPVDRWYELIGNPTIADAILDRLVHNAYRIDFKAEGAGWLTERP; this comes from the coding sequence ATCCGATCCCGGCACAATCTCCTGATCACCGGCCCCTGCGGCGTCGGCAAGAGCTGGCTCTCCTGCGCGCTTGGCCACAAGGCCTGCCGGGAAACTTCTCCGTCGCCTATCACTGAGTGCCGCGTCTCTTTGCAGCCCTGGCGCTGTCACGTGGCGACGGGAGGCTACACCAAAATGCTGAGTGCGATCGCCCGCCTCGATCTGCTCATCCTCGACGATTGGCGGCTCGAGCCTCTCGATGCCGAGCAGCGCCGCAGCCTTCTCGAAATCGCCGAGGACCGATACGAGGCGCGCTCGATCATCGTGGCAAGCCAGTTGCCCGTCGATCGCTGGTACGAGCTCATCGGCAATCCAACCATTGCCGACGCAATCCTCGACCGTCTCGTTCACAACGCCTACCGCATCGACTTCAAGGCTGAAGGCGCTGGCTGGCTCACAGAACGACCATGA
- a CDS encoding alpha/beta hydrolase: MKQIMIPGTQGNLAVLEAGHGSDLPIVFLHADSGRASQWAEVLEGIGQDRRVYALDSRGSGDSSPAINSDYSYEGRAEDISDLVATLELERFVIVAHSGSGAVALEYAAKHVDQVAGIFLLDPATDPRAIPTDVRASFLQALKGPASLDAQKAFFASIAGNNAQTKARVLEDCASVDAAARLGFATALANWNPESALDAWKGPIFLLVSVPNDNPNALHVLRPTLPHAVVAGSGHWIQLDQPHRLEQEIRRFMTSIE, translated from the coding sequence GTGAAACAAATCATGATCCCCGGAACGCAAGGCAACCTCGCGGTGCTAGAAGCCGGACATGGCAGCGATCTGCCCATCGTATTTCTACATGCGGATTCCGGGCGGGCGAGCCAATGGGCAGAAGTACTGGAAGGGATCGGGCAAGATAGAAGAGTGTATGCGCTTGATTCACGGGGCAGTGGGGACAGTTCCCCTGCTATAAATAGTGATTACTCATATGAGGGGCGCGCTGAGGACATTAGCGATCTAGTTGCTACGTTGGAGCTAGAACGGTTCGTCATCGTGGCACATAGCGGAAGTGGAGCCGTAGCGCTCGAATATGCCGCGAAACACGTCGATCAAGTCGCAGGGATATTCCTGCTTGATCCCGCAACTGATCCACGGGCCATTCCGACCGACGTTCGGGCAAGTTTCCTGCAGGCATTGAAAGGACCAGCAAGCCTTGACGCGCAAAAGGCGTTCTTTGCTTCGATTGCCGGCAACAATGCACAGACCAAAGCCAGAGTGCTGGAGGACTGCGCGTCGGTTGATGCAGCAGCACGACTTGGATTTGCGACTGCACTTGCAAATTGGAACCCAGAGTCCGCGCTCGACGCATGGAAGGGCCCAATTTTCTTGTTAGTCAGCGTCCCCAACGACAATCCAAATGCACTACACGTGCTACGACCCACGCTACCACATGCTGTCGTCGCAGGTAGCGGGCATTGGATACAGCTCGACCAGCCTCATAGACTTGAACAAGAAATTCGACGTTTCATGACTTCCATCGAGTAG
- a CDS encoding GyrI-like domain-containing protein encodes MTIQRFIPWRAATGLHPKTSPTFNVWRSERRPASPADYSVDLCVGTDQPIVANGEQIIAGEIPGGRRAVLRVVGNTDSLAPAALYLYRDWFPASGEEARDSPIYCQRLGFFLEVPEHEAVAELFLPLK; translated from the coding sequence TTGACCATCCAGCGGTTCATCCCGTGGCGCGCGGCCACTGGCCTGCACCCCAAGACAAGTCCGACCTTCAATGTCTGGCGTTCCGAGCGGCGTCCTGCGTCACCTGCCGATTATAGCGTGGACCTTTGTGTCGGGACCGACCAACCTATCGTGGCGAACGGCGAGCAGATCATAGCCGGCGAGATCCCTGGCGGACGCCGCGCGGTGCTGCGCGTCGTCGGCAACACCGACAGTCTGGCGCCCGCCGCGCTCTACCTTTATCGCGACTGGTTTCCGGCCAGCGGCGAGGAAGCACGCGACTCCCCGATTTATTGCCAGCGGCTGGGCTTCTTCCTGGAGGTGCCGGAGCATGAGGCGGTCGCGGAACTGTTTTTGCCGCTGAAATAG
- a CDS encoding TetR/AcrR family transcriptional regulator, with protein sequence MAETAVPSVIWMRPTRGSRGPQPSRDRDAIARTAIAIADREGVAAVSMRRIAAEIGTGTSSLYRYFARKDDLLNLMVDGALAGGEFPSSGDWGADIREVAQGLRARFKDHPWLCSALAGKPTLGPNRMLALEQSLSQLEVTKLSLSERLVLIDTVTSYVRGFVASEVADIAARAQSGLDDEQWDSDQAEYAESLRRSGNYPLSAALCGELEKTESEHRQSEGFSAGLDIILDGIQVRLNLRGH encoded by the coding sequence TTGGCCGAAACTGCCGTTCCATCGGTTATCTGGATGCGCCCAACGCGCGGCAGCCGAGGCCCGCAGCCCTCGCGTGACCGCGACGCAATCGCCAGAACGGCCATCGCCATCGCCGACCGCGAGGGCGTGGCAGCCGTCTCGATGCGCCGCATCGCAGCCGAGATCGGCACTGGTACGAGCTCGCTCTATCGCTATTTCGCGCGCAAGGACGATCTGCTGAACCTCATGGTGGATGGTGCACTTGCCGGCGGCGAATTTCCGTCGTCCGGTGATTGGGGAGCAGATATACGCGAAGTCGCGCAGGGATTACGGGCGCGATTCAAAGACCATCCGTGGCTTTGTTCGGCGCTCGCAGGCAAGCCGACCCTCGGGCCTAATAGGATGTTGGCGCTTGAACAATCGCTGTCTCAACTTGAGGTCACAAAACTGAGTCTGAGCGAACGGTTGGTGCTGATCGATACGGTTACGTCGTATGTGCGCGGCTTCGTCGCTTCCGAAGTCGCCGACATTGCCGCCCGCGCCCAGTCCGGCCTCGACGACGAGCAATGGGATTCCGATCAGGCCGAATATGCTGAATCGCTCAGGAGGTCCGGGAATTATCCCCTTTCCGCGGCCTTGTGCGGCGAGCTTGAAAAAACCGAGTCCGAGCACCGTCAGAGCGAAGGCTTTTCCGCAGGCCTGGATATAATTCTCGATGGCATCCAAGTCCGACTAAATCTTCGTGGGCACTGA
- a CDS encoding alpha/beta hydrolase — translation MIDWTMDHAVSRDGTIIGYRQVGAGPGLVLLAGGMQSSRNFTQLGELLADRFTLHLPDRRGRGLSGPPGPDYGSDTEVDDLSAVLAQTGARDVFALSSGAIATLWTALRRPQALDRIALYEPPVLVGTRSSLDFVPRYERELAAGNLPAAMVTVMKGTGDRRDWFTDLPRLLLTPMMGMALRGDGEEAAAIRELVPTVHYDLQLVAATAGQIQRFGAIRMPVLLMGGDNSNPYLSKALDALQHELPQAERVELKGIGHMASDNVGKPRLVASELRRFFASPPRV, via the coding sequence ATGATCGACTGGACCATGGATCACGCTGTCTCGCGCGATGGCACGATCATCGGCTACCGGCAGGTCGGCGCTGGCCCCGGTCTCGTGCTGCTGGCAGGCGGCATGCAGAGCAGCCGCAACTTCACCCAGCTGGGGGAGCTGCTGGCCGATCGCTTCACACTGCATTTGCCTGACCGGCGCGGGCGTGGCCTCAGCGGCCCTCCGGGGCCGGACTACGGAAGCGACACCGAGGTCGACGACCTGTCGGCGGTGCTGGCGCAAACGGGCGCACGTGACGTATTCGCGCTGAGCTCGGGCGCCATCGCCACGCTGTGGACGGCGCTGCGCCGGCCGCAGGCGCTCGATAGAATTGCGCTCTACGAACCGCCGGTGCTGGTCGGCACGCGGTCATCGTTGGACTTTGTGCCGCGCTACGAGCGCGAGCTTGCCGCCGGCAATTTGCCGGCCGCCATGGTCACGGTGATGAAGGGGACGGGCGACCGACGCGACTGGTTCACCGACCTGCCCCGGCTGCTGCTGACCCCGATGATGGGCATGGCGCTGCGCGGCGACGGCGAGGAGGCGGCAGCCATCCGCGAGCTGGTGCCCACCGTCCACTACGATCTACAACTTGTCGCCGCCACGGCCGGGCAGATTCAGCGCTTCGGCGCCATCCGCATGCCGGTCCTGCTCATGGGCGGCGACAATTCCAATCCCTATCTGTCGAAGGCGCTCGACGCGTTGCAGCACGAGTTGCCGCAGGCGGAGCGGGTCGAGCTCAAGGGCATCGGCCACATGGCGTCCGACAATGTCGGCAAGCCAAGGTTAGTCGCCAGCGAGCTGCGGCGGTTCTTCGCTAGCCCGCCGAGAGTCTGA
- a CDS encoding HlyD family efflux transporter periplasmic adaptor subunit — MPKTHHGRIAAALALLCGVLAIWWWWPGAKTASATAMIEKSLVVKREPFNSTINVMGTIAPGNGLDITAPFDGTIKSIRFAYGDLVNQGQTLAELDLSGLEQSRNEAESAYLKAAQASNDMTSWTSGPEVSRARRAATSAMYELSDTENKMRETKALLDRGLVPRSEYDGMIQQQRSQKTSLVAAQEDLEIALRRGQGPNRRLAELDLKNAQLRLAKLVAQFDGAILRAPEDGIIVRPPVDAGSAGAATEALHVGSRLSKGQLIGTIARAGGLGVTFRLDEADINRIRTGMPVMVTGPGFGELSLSGQISSVAGEAGKDSASGTGKASFTATARLNALTPEQAARVKIGMTAMVIVIAYSNPNAIVVPPEAVQGAAPAATVNVRDPKTGKPAPRMVRLGLVSPTGAEILAGLKPGDEVMWSVAPPPVIPPTP; from the coding sequence ATGCCGAAGACGCACCATGGCAGGATTGCCGCGGCGCTCGCGCTCCTGTGTGGCGTGCTGGCGATCTGGTGGTGGTGGCCGGGCGCGAAGACGGCGTCCGCGACGGCGATGATCGAGAAAAGCCTGGTGGTGAAACGCGAACCGTTCAATTCGACGATCAATGTGATGGGCACGATCGCCCCCGGTAACGGCCTGGATATTACCGCGCCGTTCGATGGTACGATCAAGTCGATCCGTTTCGCCTATGGCGATCTGGTCAATCAGGGCCAGACGCTGGCCGAGCTCGATCTTTCCGGCCTGGAACAGAGCCGTAACGAAGCGGAAAGCGCCTATTTGAAGGCAGCGCAAGCGTCCAACGACATGACGTCCTGGACCAGCGGTCCCGAGGTGTCCCGCGCCCGGCGCGCCGCGACGTCGGCGATGTACGAGCTCAGCGACACCGAAAACAAGATGCGCGAGACCAAGGCGTTGCTCGACCGCGGTCTGGTCCCGCGATCCGAATATGACGGCATGATCCAACAACAGCGATCCCAGAAGACTTCACTTGTCGCCGCGCAGGAGGATCTGGAAATAGCATTGCGCCGCGGCCAGGGACCAAACCGACGGCTGGCCGAACTCGACCTGAAAAATGCGCAGCTGCGCCTTGCGAAACTGGTGGCGCAATTCGACGGCGCAATCCTGCGCGCGCCGGAAGACGGCATCATCGTGCGCCCGCCGGTCGACGCCGGCAGCGCCGGCGCCGCCACCGAAGCGCTGCATGTCGGATCGCGGCTGTCCAAGGGGCAATTGATCGGCACGATCGCCCGGGCCGGTGGACTCGGCGTGACCTTTCGACTCGACGAAGCCGATATCAACCGGATCAGGACCGGTATGCCGGTGATGGTGACCGGCCCCGGTTTCGGCGAGCTCTCGCTAAGCGGGCAGATTTCCAGCGTGGCCGGAGAAGCCGGCAAGGATTCGGCGTCCGGTACCGGGAAAGCGAGCTTCACCGCGACGGCTCGGCTCAATGCGCTGACCCCGGAACAGGCGGCGCGAGTCAAAATCGGGATGACGGCGATGGTCATCGTGATCGCGTACAGCAACCCGAACGCAATCGTCGTTCCCCCCGAAGCGGTACAGGGCGCCGCGCCGGCCGCGACGGTCAATGTGCGGGATCCCAAAACGGGGAAACCGGCCCCGAGAATGGTTCGGCTCGGCCTTGTCTCGCCAACCGGCGCCGAAATTCTCGCAGGGTTGAAGCCCGGCGATGAAGTGATGTGGTCGGTGGCGCCACCGCCCGTGATTCCCCCGACACCCTGA
- a CDS encoding TolC family protein — protein MGLTEAVALGLRDNRTIKSAYLSRIAQKFDLFVVSTRFRPRINIAADVFRARSGGISSTQSSLTPQVGMLLPTGASAGFSWARNDRFQDGRRFSGEVSAFSVSQPLLRGAGPDVNLAPIRRARLQERINRLGLKNTVSNVVSSIVFAYRDLIQAQEQIRLAELALQRTKDLLETNRALIAAGRMAAADIVQTESGVANQEVALLQAGQTKTSAQLSLLQLLALDPRTNIVAGDGIDTDHVTIDLDKALDLGRSARMDVLSSELAVEQSQISLREAKNNRLWDLSATGSVSRFRGSDALQAPLDGNTDNRVGLTLNIPIGDYAPRQGEINATVALRQAELNYQDTSQSAESQIRDAVQSVEASWLQLEAARRARSLAARALDLQREKLKFGRASNFEVLSFEADLRAADAQELSSKINYLNQLTSLDQQIGSTLDTWKIDLND, from the coding sequence ATCGGCCTGACCGAGGCGGTCGCGCTCGGCCTACGCGACAATCGCACGATCAAGTCGGCTTATCTTTCGCGTATCGCGCAGAAATTCGACCTGTTCGTCGTCAGCACCCGGTTCCGGCCGCGCATCAATATCGCCGCCGATGTCTTTCGCGCCCGGTCCGGCGGGATATCGAGCACGCAGTCGAGCCTTACCCCGCAAGTGGGCATGCTTCTTCCGACGGGGGCGAGCGCGGGTTTTTCCTGGGCGCGCAACGATCGTTTCCAGGACGGCCGACGCTTCAGCGGCGAAGTCAGCGCCTTTTCGGTCAGTCAGCCGTTGCTGCGTGGCGCGGGACCGGACGTCAACCTTGCCCCGATCCGGCGCGCACGGCTGCAGGAACGGATTAATCGGCTCGGCCTGAAGAACACCGTCTCCAACGTCGTGAGCAGCATCGTCTTCGCCTATCGCGACCTCATCCAGGCGCAGGAGCAAATCCGCCTGGCCGAGCTCGCTTTGCAACGCACCAAGGACTTGCTCGAAACCAACCGCGCGCTGATCGCAGCCGGACGCATGGCGGCCGCCGACATCGTGCAAACCGAATCCGGCGTCGCAAATCAGGAAGTCGCCCTGTTGCAGGCCGGACAAACGAAGACATCGGCCCAACTTTCGCTGCTCCAGCTGCTGGCGCTCGATCCACGCACCAATATCGTCGCGGGCGACGGGATCGACACCGATCATGTCACGATCGACCTCGACAAGGCGCTCGATCTCGGGCGCTCGGCACGAATGGATGTGCTGTCTTCTGAACTGGCGGTGGAGCAGAGCCAGATCTCACTGCGCGAAGCGAAGAATAATCGCCTGTGGGACCTCTCGGCGACCGGTAGCGTATCGCGCTTCCGGGGCAGCGATGCGCTGCAGGCGCCGCTGGACGGCAACACCGATAACCGGGTCGGCCTGACGCTGAATATTCCGATCGGCGACTACGCCCCGCGCCAGGGGGAGATCAACGCGACGGTCGCACTGCGCCAGGCCGAACTCAACTATCAGGATACCAGCCAATCCGCCGAATCGCAGATCCGCGATGCGGTCCAAAGCGTCGAAGCGAGCTGGCTCCAGCTCGAGGCGGCGCGCCGCGCCCGGTCGCTGGCCGCCCGCGCTCTGGATCTCCAGCGCGAGAAACTCAAATTCGGACGCGCCTCCAATTTCGAGGTGCTGTCGTTCGAAGCCGATCTGCGCGCCGCCGACGCGCAGGAATTATCCTCCAAGATCAACTATCTCAATCAATTGACCTCACTCGACCAGCAAATCGGAAGTACGCTCGATACATGGAAGATCGATCTCAACGACTGA
- a CDS encoding ABC transporter permease encodes MTATPTPSGAISATIASGAPPGEIFAEAFANLYSQGVRSVLALLGITIGTASIIAMLSIGNMAQLESLKSFKNMGIDMLQIRAAPVGSGAAGFDRRLVDTLPTDDPDIITAIPLSVSREQVAAGGIATDVAIVAMSPAFATLTRLPLRTGRLIGDADDCGLVIVAGDGAAKKLSAPGAELMPGAKIAIGAYAYTVIGILAPTANESMNPADYNDAVFVPFGCSRRIMAGAAPNTALIRLKPDSDSAAVGERVKARLANASSTLTVVDARALVKAMKAQMGVYTRLLAAIGGVSLLVGGIGVMNVMLMSVMERRREIGLRAAIGATPRDLQLMFLIEAALLALVGGLAGVTLGVGASWFMAKAVGWSFAVALYVLPLGTGMAGIVGMIFGMYPAIMASRVDPIEALRAE; translated from the coding sequence ATGACCGCCACGCCCACGCCGTCAGGTGCCATATCGGCCACCATCGCTTCGGGCGCACCGCCCGGAGAGATCTTCGCCGAGGCCTTTGCCAATCTGTACAGTCAGGGCGTTCGATCGGTGCTGGCGTTGCTGGGCATCACCATCGGCACGGCTTCGATCATCGCCATGCTGAGCATCGGCAATATGGCGCAGCTCGAATCGCTCAAGAGTTTCAAGAATATGGGCATCGACATGCTGCAGATTCGCGCCGCGCCGGTGGGCAGCGGCGCGGCCGGTTTCGATCGCCGCCTGGTCGATACGCTTCCAACTGACGATCCGGACATCATAACGGCGATTCCCTTGTCGGTCAGCCGCGAACAGGTCGCAGCAGGAGGAATAGCGACGGACGTGGCAATCGTTGCCATGTCGCCCGCATTCGCGACACTCACCCGACTGCCGCTCCGCACCGGACGGCTGATTGGCGATGCCGATGACTGCGGGCTGGTGATCGTTGCCGGAGACGGGGCAGCGAAAAAATTGTCGGCGCCCGGCGCCGAACTCATGCCCGGCGCAAAGATCGCGATCGGCGCCTATGCCTATACGGTCATCGGCATATTGGCGCCGACGGCAAACGAATCGATGAACCCGGCCGACTATAATGACGCGGTGTTCGTACCGTTCGGATGCAGCCGCCGCATCATGGCCGGCGCCGCCCCCAATACGGCGTTGATTCGGCTCAAACCCGACAGCGATTCGGCGGCGGTGGGCGAGCGGGTGAAGGCGCGCCTCGCCAATGCCTCATCGACCTTGACCGTGGTCGATGCCCGTGCGCTCGTGAAGGCGATGAAGGCGCAGATGGGAGTCTATACTCGCCTGCTCGCGGCGATCGGCGGCGTGTCGCTGCTGGTCGGCGGGATCGGCGTGATGAACGTGATGCTGATGAGCGTCATGGAGCGCCGGCGCGAGATCGGCCTGCGCGCAGCGATCGGCGCGACGCCGCGCGACCTGCAGCTCATGTTCCTGATCGAGGCCGCCTTGCTCGCGTTGGTCGGGGGTCTCGCGGGTGTGACCCTGGGCGTCGGGGCATCCTGGTTCATGGCCAAGGCGGTCGGCTGGAGCTTCGCTGTCGCGCTCTATGTGTTGCCGCTCGGCACCGGCATGGCCGGCATCGTCGGAATGATATTCGGCATGTATCCAGCGATTATGGCGTCGCGGGTCGATCCGATCGAGGCGCTCCGTGCGGAATAG